GAGCTGGCAACACGCAAGTTGCTGGCCCGCTCTGCCGGCGCGTCAATTCATTCGCGGCAACAGGCTGAGGCTGCCGCAAACAATGCGGATACTATATTGGCCATGGGTATGGCGCCAAACTTGAGCTGCCGTTGGCAACAGAAAAATTCCGAAACCATAGCCTTGCAGCCCTAGCCAGTAACCGCAGCGGCGCCTTCACCTCGGCCTCAAAAATTATTCGCCTTCTGCTGCAAATCAGCATGCTGGGAGCCGGAGCGCGGCTGGCGTTGCAAGGCGCGATCACGCCCGGAGTCATGATCGCTGGGTCAATTCTCATGGCCCGCGCCCTGGCGCCCGTCGAGCAGGCCATCGGCACGTGGCGCTCGGCAACATCAGCGCGCGATGCGTTTAAGCGCGTGAAGAATCTTTTGGCCAGCTTGCCGGCCAATCCGGCAACCATGCCGCTTCCGCCTCCCGCCGGTAATATCAGCACTGAGGGTTTGGCCTATGTGCACCCGGGAGCCTCCACCCGGTGATTCGCGGTATTACGTTTGAATTGAAGGCCGGTGAAGCGCTTGGCTTGATCGGACCTTCGGCCTCGGGGAAAACGACGCTCGCAAGACTTCTAGTTGGCAGTCTCGTGCCGCGCGCTGGACATGCGCGCCTAGACGGCATGGATTTGGCGCAATGGGCTTCCGTATATAGGGGGCAGCATGTCGGCTATCTGCCACAAGATATCGAATTATTTGGCGGCACAGTCCGCGAGAACATCGCGCGCATGGGCGAAGGAGACAACGACCAGATCATCAAGGCCGCCAAATTATCTGGCGTACACGAGCTGATCATGCGCTTCCCCAAGGGATATGAAACGGAAATCGGAAAAGGCGGCGCGGCCTTATCTGGCGGTGAAAGGCAACGCATCGCACTTGCCAGGGCGCTTTACGGAGACCCCAAGCTGATCATTTTGGATGAGCCAAATGCCAGTTTGGACAGTGAAGGTGAAGCCGCTCTTATCGATGCGCTGAGAGCGCTGAGCGAAAACAAGGTGACAATGGTCGTGATTGCACACAGGCCGAGCATCCTACGATATATGGACAAGGTGCTTGTCCTGCGTGACGGCGCAATGCAAGCGTTCGGAGCGCGCGACGAAATTCTATCCGCCGTAGCGGCGCCCCGCGACCAAGAGTCGGCGCCCCGCGCGGGCTGAGGAATTTTATCGATGCCAAGCTCAATCAACGCAAATCCTGGCGAGGAGGTATCCTTCTCCAAGGGACGCATCGCACTGCGTTTTCCCATTATCATCGGCTGCATCATCATCGCCCTATTTTTTGGCACCCTAGGAGGTTGGGCGGCATTGGCGCCCCTGGAAAGTGCCCCGATCGCGCCTGGCGAAGTCACGACCGACACCAAGCTGAAAACAATTCAGCACTTAGAGGGCGGTATCATCGGCGATATTCTGGTGCGGGATGGCGACGTTGTAGCTGCCGGGCA
This portion of the Pseudomonadota bacterium genome encodes:
- a CDS encoding ATP-binding cassette domain-containing protein, which codes for MIRGITFELKAGEALGLIGPSASGKTTLARLLVGSLVPRAGHARLDGMDLAQWASVYRGQHVGYLPQDIELFGGTVRENIARMGEGDNDQIIKAAKLSGVHELIMRFPKGYETEIGKGGAALSGGERQRIALARALYGDPKLIILDEPNASLDSEGEAALIDALRALSENKVTMVVIAHRPSILRYMDKVLVLRDGAMQAFGARDEILSAVAAPRDQESAPRAG